The genomic region TGGTGGCGCTGGCCGGCGGCTTCCTGATCGTGATGGGCCTGCTGCCGGTGGTCGGCGGGCTGGTCTCGCTGGTGCCGCAGCCGGTGCTCGGCGGGGCGGGCGTGGTGCTCTTCGGCTCGGTGGCGGTGGCGGGCATCCGCACCCTCGGCAAGGCGGACCTGAGCGTCGGGTCGAACGCGATCATCGTCGCCGTCAGCCTGGCCTTCGGGATCTTCCCGATCGCCTACCCGGGCTTCTACCACGCCTTCCCCGAGCAGATCGCGACCGTGCTGCACTCGGGCATCTCGGCGGGCTGCCTGCTGGCGATCACCCTCAACCTGCTCTTCAACCACCTGGGCCGGGGCCGCGAGATCCCGCCCGCGCACGTCCCCGAGGCGCAGATCGCCGCGCTCGGCCGGGTGGAGGAGCTGAGCGAGCAGCACTGAGCCGGCTCGGGCAGGGTGGGCGGCATGGCCGCCCCCGTGCCCGGGCTCGACCCGATGACCTCGCTCGCCATGTGCGTGCACGCCGCCCCCGGGGTGTACGCGCTGCTGCTCGGGGCCGGGGTGTCCCGGGCGGCGGGGCTGCCCACCGGCTGGGACATCGTCACCGACCTGGTCCGCCGGGCCGCTGTCGCCCGGGGCGCCGACCCCGCCGGGGCGGCGGCCGCCGCAGCCGACCCCGAGGCCTGGTGGGCCGCCCACGGCAGCGGCGAGCTCGGCTACTCCGCGCTGCTGGAGCAGCTCGGCGACACCTCGGCGGCCCGCCACCAGCTGCTGCGCGGCTACTTCGAGGCCGACGAGGTCAGCGCGAAGCAGCCAGGGCCCGCGCACCGGGCGATCGCCGCCCTGGTGGCCCGCGGCTCGGTGCGGGTGGTGCTGACCACCAACTTCGACCGCCTCACCGAGCAGGCCTTGGCCGCCGTCGGCGTGCAACCCCAGGTGATCAGCACCCCGGACGGCCTGCGCGGCATGACCCCGCTCGCACACGCCCGCGCCACCGTGGTCAAGCTGCACGGTGACCTGGCCGACCTGGAGACCCGCAACACCGAGGCGGAGCTCACCGCCTACCCGCCCGCCTGGGCCGCGCTGCTGGACCAAGTGCTCGACGAGTACGGCCTGTTGGTCTGCGGCTGGTCCGCCCAGTGGGACGAGGGGCTGGTCCGCGGCTTCGAGCGTCGGGCCTCCCGCCGCTACCCGATCTTCTGGTCCTGCTCCAGCGGCCCCGGCCGTCAGGCGGCCGAGCTGATCGAGCGTCACCGAGCGGTGCTGCTCACCGGATTGACTGCGGACAACCTCTTCACCGGCCTGCTGGCCCGGGTCGAGGCGCTGGACTCGCTCGCCGCCCCGGCCCCCACCCGCGAGCTCGCGGTGGCCCGGCTCAAGCAGGCGCTGCCCGACCCGGTCCGCCGGATCGAGCTGCACGACCTGGTGGACGGCGAGACCACCCGGACGCTGGGCCGCCTCGCCGGGCGTGACCAGGAGCCCCGGCAGGCCTGCGACGTCCTGCTCCACCTGCTCGCGGTCGGCGCCTTCCACGACCGGGCGGGCGCGCACGCCGACCTGTGGGTGCGCACGGTGCGCCGGCTCGGTGACGGCTACCCGGCCCAGCTCGCCGTCGGTGCGGCCGGCACGGCCGCCGTACTGGCCGGCCGCGAGGAGCTGCTGGCCCGGCTGCTGCTCGAACCCGCCACCGACGGCAGGCTGCTCGCGCTGCCCGAGCACCAGCGACTCCGCGCCGACCTGGCCGAACCGCTCACCGAGCCCGGCGGCGGCACCGACCGCACGCTGCACGAGGCGCTGGACCGGTACCGGTACCTGACCGCGCTGGTCCAGGCCGATCTGGACCAACTCCAGCCGCTGCCGGAGGAGTTCCTGGACCAGGAGCGGCTGACCCCGGACGGCCGGCTGCGGGTGGCGGTCCGGGTGCAGACCGAACTCGTGGACGAGTGGCCGATGTTGACCGCGGGCGCGTTCGGCGGCCGACTGGACCGGGCGCACGCGGCCGCAGCGGTGGTGGAGGCGGTGGTGGAGGCGGCGGTGGAGGCGCAGTGCGCGCGCCGCCGCCGGGCGGGGTAACCCGGACGGCCACCCCCGGTCGCGGAGCGTATACGCACGGTCCTAGCGTTGGGCGCAGACACGGAAGGAGAGGGTGACAATGACGCAGAGCGGTGGCGATTCCGTCCAGGTGACGGTCAACGGCGAGCCGGTGGTGCTGACCGGTGGTGTCGCGGGCAGTTGGAGGGTGGATCAGATCCTCGCCCAGAGCCATGAGCAGATCACCGGCAGCGGCAATCCGGCCGGCGCTCAGGACCACTGCCCCGGCGCCGGCTGCCCGACGGTCGAGCACGAGATGACCGTGCCGCTGACCGGGGGCGAGCAGCTCACGATGCGTCCGAAGCGGGCTGCGGACGGGGGCTGAGCGGTAGTTCGGGCGCGCCGCGGCTGATCCGGTCGCGGAAGCGGTCGTGGCAGAACTGGTGCACCGCGCCCACCTGGCGCAGCACGCTGAGCAGCCGGGCGTCCTCCAGGAAGACCATCGGGCGGCGCGGCAGCTGCCGCAGCGCGGCGAGCCGCAGGCAGGTCTCCCGGTAGGTGAAGAAGGCCGTTCCGGAGGCCAGCACCAGTCCCACCGCCAGGCCCAGCGCGAGGTTGACCTCGGTGGTCGGGTACCAGTCCGCCTGGGCCCGC from Kitasatospora azatica KCTC 9699 harbors:
- a CDS encoding SIR2 family protein produces the protein MAAPVPGLDPMTSLAMCVHAAPGVYALLLGAGVSRAAGLPTGWDIVTDLVRRAAVARGADPAGAAAAAADPEAWWAAHGSGELGYSALLEQLGDTSAARHQLLRGYFEADEVSAKQPGPAHRAIAALVARGSVRVVLTTNFDRLTEQALAAVGVQPQVISTPDGLRGMTPLAHARATVVKLHGDLADLETRNTEAELTAYPPAWAALLDQVLDEYGLLVCGWSAQWDEGLVRGFERRASRRYPIFWSCSSGPGRQAAELIERHRAVLLTGLTADNLFTGLLARVEALDSLAAPAPTRELAVARLKQALPDPVRRIELHDLVDGETTRTLGRLAGRDQEPRQACDVLLHLLAVGAFHDRAGAHADLWVRTVRRLGDGYPAQLAVGAAGTAAVLAGREELLARLLLEPATDGRLLALPEHQRLRADLAEPLTEPGGGTDRTLHEALDRYRYLTALVQADLDQLQPLPEEFLDQERLTPDGRLRVAVRVQTELVDEWPMLTAGAFGGRLDRAHAAAAVVEAVVEAAVEAQCARRRRAG